The nucleotide sequence GTGGTGGCCCAACAGTATCCGCCCGACGAATTGGTGGGCACCAACTATTACCGGCCGACCGGCCGCGGCGGCGAACGCGAGATCGGCGGCCGCCTGGAGCGGCTGCGGGCCATCATCCGCCGAAAGCGTGGCTGACCGGTTGGCGAGCGTTGCCCTGCCGCAATAGCGGCCTCAGCCCACTCAGACCAGCTCGGGCACCCGCAGGTGAGCGATCGCCAGCTCGAACTCGGCCACGTCCAGCACCTCGGCGCCCAATTCACGGACCCGCCTGCTGCGCAGTTCGGAAGCCTGATCGCGGTTTCGCGCCATCGCCTCCATGGTGTCGAAGGTGGCGCACGAGACCGCACGCCGGCAGGCCGGGTGATCGACCATCAGGCTGGCGCTGCAGAACCCGTCCAGGCCCTCCAGCTCGGGCAACACGTACATCCCGTAGAAGTCCAGGGATCGCTCGATCTGATCCGGCACCACCTTGAGCCAGGTGGCCCGCACGCATGCACCCTGCCGGGAACGGTGGTCACGGTGCAGCATGGCGATGTCCCATTCCTCGACCCGCGCATTGCCGGAGAACATCATCGCGGCCCGGTCCCGGATGGGAGCCACCGCCGGTGCGCTCGAGCGCATGGCCTGCAAGGTCTCCCACGCGCTGGTCGCGATGCAGGTGCCGGACTGGCGGTCGACCAGCAGTGACAACCCGACGTAACCGTCGATCGCCTGCAGAGCGGGCATGACGACATCGCGAACATGGGCAATTCCGATGTCGACCGACAAGGGTTGCGCCTGGATGGTGGTGGAGCGTGCGTACACGATCGGCCCCTCCTCTGTCGGGGCGGCGCCCCGGTGGCGCCACCGGTCCCACCAATTACCTTCCTCCTGCCGATTCGGCCTGGCAATGACCTGAGGGGATCTCGGGAGATCTCGGGGGGATCCGCCCACCAGCTCACGGGCGATCGTGGCGATGGTGCGGCGGGAGGGAACGGATTGGCAGGTCGCCGAGCGCCCACCGTAGGCTGGTCTGGATGGATACCGATGTCCTCGACGTTGACACATCGCGTCGCCGCACCGTCGATCTCACCGACGCGGTGCGGGCCTTCTGCGCCAACCATGGTGATGGGCTGTGCAACGTTTTCGTCCCGCACGCGACGGCGGGTGTCGCCATCATCGAGACGGGCGCCGGTTCCGACCACGACCTGGTCGACACCCTGCAGACATTGCTGCCGCGCGACGACCGCTACCGCCACGCGCATGGGTCGCGCGGGCACGGTGCCGATCACGTGTTGCCGGCCCTGGTGTCGCCGTCGGTGACGGTGCCGGTGTCGTCGGGCGAGCCGCTGTTGGGTATCTGGCAAAGCGTCGTTCTGGTCGACCTGAATCAGGACAACCCGCGGCGGTCGGTCCGGCTGAGCTTCCTGGAAGGCTAGGTGGAAGGCTGAGCGGACCCGGAATGCGTCTTTGGACAGCCTTCTAATAGTCCGGCGAATAGGCTGGCAATCGATCTCTGCTAGAGAAAAACCAAGGAAACTTAAGGAAACAACGACGGTGCAAACACACGAGATCAGGAAGCGGTTCCTTGAT is from Mycobacterium marinum and encodes:
- a CDS encoding secondary thiamine-phosphate synthase enzyme YjbQ, which translates into the protein MDTDVLDVDTSRRRTVDLTDAVRAFCANHGDGLCNVFVPHATAGVAIIETGAGSDHDLVDTLQTLLPRDDRYRHAHGSRGHGADHVLPALVSPSVTVPVSSGEPLLGIWQSVVLVDLNQDNPRRSVRLSFLEG